In a single window of the Pongo abelii isolate AG06213 chromosome 1, NHGRI_mPonAbe1-v2.0_pri, whole genome shotgun sequence genome:
- the LOC103890894 gene encoding protein RoBo-1-like isoform X2, translating to MSLSSSLKSLLTVCVLAAFVSSTVESYKCAQCELEECNNDNKKTCDPSHGCFSEKKELNTTGQRPQSILRKGCSSSKCDPKAFSATLGDKHTFGYGYQCCQAEECNKADFQVARKSSAPNGITCPACYNDQGFTCQPTDLACKGEEKKCLEFVGTVKGAQPVFGMGCATETACNLRNMEVTNDVRIHTYCVGSGSGSPQLTSIISSILTALFLLKVLL from the exons ATGTCCCTGTCCTCCAGCCTAAAGAGTCTCCTCACCGTCTGTGTCCTCGCTGCTTTTGTTTCCAGCACTGTGG AGAGTTACAAATGTGCACAATGTGAACTTGAAGAGTGTAACAATGACAATAAGAAAACTTGTGATCCCTCTCACGGCTGcttcagtgaaaagaaagaacTTAATACGACAG GGCAGCGGCCCCAGAGTATCCTGAGGAAAGGCTGTTCTTCAAGCAAGTGTGATCCAAAGGCCTTCTCAGCCACACTGGGGGATAAGCACACATTTGGGTATGGCTATCAATGCTGCCAAGCTGAAGAGTGTAACAAAGCGGACTTCCAAG TGGCTCGGAAGTCCTCAGCTCCCAATGGCATTACCTGTCCTGCCTGCTACAATGACCAGGGTTTTACCTGCCAACCAACTGACCTCGCCTGTAAAGGGGAAGAGAAAAAGTGTCTTGAGTTTGTAGGCACAG TTAAGGGTGCCCAACCAGTATTTGGTATGGGTTGTGCAACTGAAACTGCTTGCAACTTGAGGAATATGGAAGTGACAAATGACGTAAGAATCCATACCTACTGTGTAGGCAGCGGTAGTGGAAGCCCCCAGCTGACGTCCATCATCTCATCAATTCTGACTGCTCTCTTTCTGCTGAAAGTCTTGCTTTGA
- the LOC103890894 gene encoding protein RoBo-1-like isoform X1, whose translation MSLSSSLKSLLTVCVLAAFVSSTVVESYKCAQCELEECNNDNKKTCDPSHGCFSEKKELNTTGQRPQSILRKGCSSSKCDPKAFSATLGDKHTFGYGYQCCQAEECNKADFQVARKSSAPNGITCPACYNDQGFTCQPTDLACKGEEKKCLEFVGTVKGAQPVFGMGCATETACNLRNMEVTNDVRIHTYCVGSGSGSPQLTSIISSILTALFLLKVLL comes from the exons ATGTCCCTGTCCTCCAGCCTAAAGAGTCTCCTCACCGTCTGTGTCCTCGCTGCTTTTGTTTCCAGCACTGTGG taGAGAGTTACAAATGTGCACAATGTGAACTTGAAGAGTGTAACAATGACAATAAGAAAACTTGTGATCCCTCTCACGGCTGcttcagtgaaaagaaagaacTTAATACGACAG GGCAGCGGCCCCAGAGTATCCTGAGGAAAGGCTGTTCTTCAAGCAAGTGTGATCCAAAGGCCTTCTCAGCCACACTGGGGGATAAGCACACATTTGGGTATGGCTATCAATGCTGCCAAGCTGAAGAGTGTAACAAAGCGGACTTCCAAG TGGCTCGGAAGTCCTCAGCTCCCAATGGCATTACCTGTCCTGCCTGCTACAATGACCAGGGTTTTACCTGCCAACCAACTGACCTCGCCTGTAAAGGGGAAGAGAAAAAGTGTCTTGAGTTTGTAGGCACAG TTAAGGGTGCCCAACCAGTATTTGGTATGGGTTGTGCAACTGAAACTGCTTGCAACTTGAGGAATATGGAAGTGACAAATGACGTAAGAATCCATACCTACTGTGTAGGCAGCGGTAGTGGAAGCCCCCAGCTGACGTCCATCATCTCATCAATTCTGACTGCTCTCTTTCTGCTGAAAGTCTTGCTTTGA